In the Geobacter sp. FeAm09 genome, one interval contains:
- a CDS encoding efflux transporter outer membrane subunit, giving the protein MFMIPSPSRRCLFFAGALMLLAGCTVGPNYVRPEAVPVMPAAYKEVNGWKTAQPGDVTITGAWWQVFNDPQLNALEEQVAVSNQNVLAAEASFRQARALIQSARAGYYPTVSVGASATRAHTSSTIGSSAKTNTTYTLPVDISWEADIWGRVRRSVEASSASAQASEADLAALRLSAQAQLAQAYFQLRTQDAQKAFLDTTVAYYRKTLELTRNRYVGGVVAKADVLQAETQLKSTLAQAIDLGVQRAQYEHAIALLIGKPASDFSLPAAPLAAVPPAIPLGVPSLLLERRPDIAAAERRMAAANAQIGVAEAAWYPSITLSASGGLETTSFSRWLSWPSRFWSVGPAVSETLFDGGLRSAQNDQARATYDADVATYRQTVLTGFQEVEDNLAELRILEEEARVQDEAVQAARQSVAAAENQYKAGITSYLSVLTAQTAEVTNKRSAIDIAGRRMTASVLLIKALGGGWDAANLHGEQR; this is encoded by the coding sequence ATGTTCATGATACCATCGCCCTCGCGCCGTTGCCTCTTCTTTGCCGGAGCGCTCATGCTCCTGGCCGGCTGTACGGTTGGCCCGAACTATGTCCGGCCGGAGGCCGTGCCGGTCATGCCGGCGGCCTACAAGGAGGTGAACGGCTGGAAAACGGCGCAGCCCGGGGATGTGACCATCACGGGAGCCTGGTGGCAGGTTTTCAACGACCCGCAGCTGAATGCGCTGGAAGAACAGGTCGCCGTATCGAATCAAAACGTGCTCGCGGCCGAGGCCAGCTTCCGCCAGGCCCGCGCCCTGATCCAGTCCGCCAGGGCCGGCTACTATCCGACGGTTTCGGTCGGCGCCTCGGCCACGCGGGCCCATACGTCGTCCACCATCGGCAGCTCGGCAAAGACAAATACCACCTATACGCTTCCCGTGGACATCTCCTGGGAGGCGGACATCTGGGGCCGCGTGCGCCGCAGCGTGGAGGCGAGCAGCGCCAGCGCCCAGGCCAGCGAAGCCGATCTGGCGGCGCTCCGCCTGAGCGCCCAGGCCCAGCTTGCCCAGGCCTATTTTCAGCTGCGCACCCAGGATGCCCAGAAGGCGTTCCTGGATACCACCGTCGCCTACTACCGGAAAACCCTGGAGCTGACCAGGAACCGCTACGTCGGCGGCGTGGTGGCCAAGGCGGATGTGCTCCAGGCCGAAACCCAGCTTAAGAGCACCCTGGCGCAGGCCATCGACCTGGGCGTACAACGCGCCCAGTACGAACATGCCATTGCCCTGTTGATCGGCAAACCGGCTTCCGACTTCAGCCTGCCCGCAGCTCCCCTAGCGGCGGTACCGCCGGCCATTCCTCTGGGGGTGCCATCCCTGCTGCTCGAACGCCGGCCCGATATTGCCGCCGCGGAACGGCGCATGGCGGCGGCCAACGCCCAGATCGGCGTGGCCGAGGCCGCCTGGTATCCCTCCATCACGCTGAGCGCATCGGGCGGCCTGGAAACGACGAGTTTTTCCCGCTGGCTGAGCTGGCCGAGCCGTTTCTGGTCGGTGGGGCCCGCGGTTTCGGAGACCCTCTTCGACGGCGGGTTGCGCAGCGCGCAAAACGATCAGGCGCGGGCCACCTATGACGCCGATGTGGCTACCTATCGCCAGACCGTGCTGACCGGTTTTCAGGAGGTGGAGGATAATCTGGCCGAGTTGCGTATTCTGGAGGAAGAGGCCAGGGTGCAGGACGAGGCGGTGCAGGCTGCCCGCCAATCGGTGGCTGCTGCCGAGAACCAGTACAAGGCGGGCATTACCAGCTACCTGAGCGTCCTGACGGCCCAGACCGCCGAGGTGACCAACAAGCGGAGCGCCATCGACATTGCCGGACGCCGCATGACTGCCAGCGTGCTCCTGATCAAGGCCCTGGGGGGCGGGTGGGATGCCGCGAACCTGCACGGTGAGCAGCGGTGA
- a CDS encoding multidrug efflux RND transporter permease subunit, producing MNISAPFIKRPVATTLLTFGVVLAGVIAFRLLPVSPLPQVDFPTISVSASLPGADPETMSTSVAAPLERQFGRIAGVTEMTSTSYRGSTSITMQFDLNRDIDGAARDVQAAINAARGDLPTNLPSNPSYRKVNPADAPILILALTSDTMSKPQMYDAASSILQQKLSQVKGVGQVFVGGSSLPAVRVELNPLTLSKYGISLESVRSALAATNANRPKGQVSSGDKTWEIHANDQLRTAREYLPLVISYKNGAAVRLSDVADVRDSVEDLRSTGLVNGKPAVTVVIFRQPGANIIETVDNVRALLPQLQAALPGAIDLSVELDRTPSIRGSLRDVERSLILSALLVVLVVFWFLRDGRATLIPAVAVAVSIIGTFAVMYLFDYSLDNLSLMALTIATGFVVDDAIVVLENITRHREQGQSPFQAALSGSREIAFTVLSMSVSLVAVFIPILLMGGIVGRLFREFAVTLSAAIMVSLLVSLTATPMMCATLLKPGRKRRYGIVYRASEGMFTWLHATYERTLRWALGHSFLMLLLLLATLGCNVYLFWVVPKGFFPEQDTGRIMGRIQAAQDISFQAMEQKLAQIVDIVKSDPDVEEVTGFTGGGGGGGATTNTGRMFISLKPFEQRTGTANDVIKRLRRKLMSVPGAPAFLAPVQDLRVGGRIGNALYQYTLQGSNVNELNTWSQNVLRKLRTVPQLVDLSSDQQNKGREATLLIDRPTAARLGITPQVIDNTLYDAFGQRQVSISYTLLNQYHVVMEVDPVFWQRPDTLRDIHVPSTNGSQVPLSAFTHYEPSATSLAVNHQGQFPAVTLSFNLAPGVALGDAVKAIEAATRELGMPLTIRGSFQGTAQAFQASLSNQPLLILAALVAVYIVLGVLYESYIHPITILSTLPSAGVGAVAALMLFRTDLSLIAIIGVILLIGIVKKNGIMMVDFAIAAERNEGKSPEEAIYDACLLRFRPIMMTTMAALLGALPLALGTGVGSELRRPLGISIVGGLIFSQMLTLYTTPVVYLYMDRFRLWVAKVRGQGKKKPRA from the coding sequence ATGAACATCTCCGCCCCTTTCATAAAACGCCCGGTCGCCACCACGCTTTTGACTTTCGGAGTCGTCCTGGCCGGGGTGATCGCGTTCCGCCTCCTGCCGGTATCGCCGCTCCCCCAGGTGGATTTCCCGACCATCTCGGTGTCGGCATCCCTGCCTGGCGCCGACCCGGAAACCATGTCCACCTCGGTGGCGGCGCCCCTGGAGCGCCAGTTCGGCCGCATCGCCGGCGTGACGGAGATGACCTCCACCAGCTATCGCGGTTCCACCAGCATTACCATGCAGTTCGACCTGAACCGGGACATCGACGGCGCAGCGCGGGACGTGCAGGCGGCCATCAACGCGGCGCGGGGCGACCTGCCCACCAACCTCCCCAGCAATCCCAGTTACCGCAAGGTCAACCCGGCGGATGCGCCGATCCTGATCCTGGCCCTGACCTCCGACACCATGAGCAAGCCGCAGATGTACGATGCCGCTTCGTCCATCCTGCAACAGAAACTATCCCAGGTGAAGGGGGTCGGCCAGGTCTTCGTGGGGGGAAGTTCGCTCCCGGCGGTACGGGTGGAACTGAATCCGCTCACCCTCAGCAAGTACGGCATCAGCCTGGAAAGCGTGCGGAGCGCGCTGGCGGCGACCAACGCCAACCGGCCCAAGGGGCAGGTTTCCTCCGGCGACAAGACTTGGGAAATCCACGCCAACGACCAACTGCGCACGGCCCGGGAGTACCTGCCGCTCGTGATCAGCTACAAGAACGGCGCGGCGGTCCGGCTCTCGGATGTGGCCGACGTGCGGGATTCGGTTGAGGATTTGCGCTCCACCGGCCTGGTCAACGGCAAACCGGCGGTCACGGTCGTCATCTTCCGGCAGCCGGGCGCCAATATCATCGAGACGGTGGACAATGTGCGCGCCCTGCTGCCGCAGCTCCAGGCGGCCCTGCCGGGCGCCATCGACCTGTCGGTGGAGTTGGACCGGACCCCGTCCATCCGCGGCTCCCTGCGGGATGTGGAACGGTCCCTGATCCTTTCCGCCCTGCTGGTGGTCCTGGTGGTGTTCTGGTTCCTGCGGGACGGCCGCGCCACGCTCATCCCGGCCGTGGCCGTGGCGGTATCGATCATCGGCACCTTTGCGGTGATGTACCTGTTCGACTATTCCCTGGACAACCTGTCGCTCATGGCCTTGACCATCGCCACCGGATTCGTGGTGGACGACGCCATCGTGGTGCTGGAGAACATCACCCGCCACCGGGAACAGGGGCAGTCGCCGTTCCAGGCGGCCCTCTCCGGCTCCCGGGAGATCGCCTTCACCGTCCTTTCCATGAGCGTTTCGCTGGTGGCGGTATTCATTCCCATCCTGCTGATGGGGGGGATCGTCGGCCGTTTGTTCCGCGAATTCGCCGTGACCCTCTCGGCGGCGATCATGGTTTCGCTGCTGGTGTCCCTGACCGCAACCCCCATGATGTGCGCCACCCTGCTCAAACCGGGGCGAAAACGGCGCTACGGCATCGTCTACCGGGCCAGCGAAGGGATGTTCACCTGGCTCCACGCCACCTACGAGCGGACGCTGCGCTGGGCCCTCGGCCACTCGTTCCTGATGCTGCTCCTGCTCCTGGCCACGCTGGGGTGCAACGTGTACCTGTTCTGGGTCGTGCCCAAGGGCTTTTTCCCCGAACAGGATACGGGCCGCATCATGGGGCGGATCCAGGCCGCCCAGGATATCTCGTTCCAGGCCATGGAGCAGAAGCTGGCCCAGATCGTGGATATCGTCAAGTCGGACCCGGATGTGGAGGAGGTGACCGGATTCACCGGTGGTGGCGGCGGGGGAGGGGCGACAACCAATACGGGGCGGATGTTCATCTCCCTGAAACCCTTCGAGCAACGGACCGGCACGGCCAACGACGTCATCAAACGTTTGCGCAGGAAGCTGATGAGCGTGCCGGGAGCGCCCGCTTTCCTGGCCCCGGTGCAGGATCTGCGCGTCGGCGGCAGGATCGGCAATGCCCTCTACCAGTACACCCTCCAGGGAAGCAACGTGAACGAGCTCAATACTTGGTCCCAGAACGTGCTCCGGAAGCTGCGCACGGTCCCCCAACTGGTGGACTTGAGCAGTGACCAGCAGAACAAGGGGAGAGAGGCGACCCTGCTGATCGACCGTCCCACGGCCGCCCGCTTGGGAATCACCCCCCAGGTGATCGACAATACCCTTTACGACGCCTTCGGCCAGCGCCAGGTTTCCATCTCCTACACCCTGCTGAACCAGTACCATGTGGTCATGGAAGTGGACCCGGTTTTCTGGCAGCGGCCCGACACCCTGCGGGACATCCATGTCCCCTCCACCAACGGCAGCCAGGTGCCGCTCTCCGCGTTCACCCATTACGAGCCGTCCGCCACCTCCCTGGCGGTGAATCACCAGGGGCAGTTCCCGGCGGTCACTCTGTCGTTCAATCTGGCTCCCGGTGTAGCCCTGGGCGATGCGGTCAAGGCGATCGAGGCCGCCACCCGGGAACTGGGGATGCCGCTCACCATCCGCGGCAGCTTCCAGGGAACGGCCCAGGCTTTCCAGGCGTCCCTCAGCAATCAGCCGCTTCTGATCCTGGCGGCACTGGTGGCGGTGTACATCGTGCTGGGGGTGCTGTACGAGAGCTATATCCACCCCATTACCATCCTCTCCACCCTGCCGTCGGCCGGGGTGGGGGCGGTGGCCGCCCTGATGCTGTTCCGCACCGACTTGAGCCTGATCGCCATCATCGGCGTCATCCTCCTGATCGGCATCGTCAAGAAGAACGGCATCATGATGGTGGACTTTGCCATCGCCGCCGAGCGCAACGAGGGGAAAAGCCCGGAAGAGGCGATCTACGACGCCTGCCTGCTCCGTTTCCGGCCGATCATGATGACCACCATGGCCGCGCTCCTGGGGGCGCTGCCGTTGGCGCTGGGAACCGGCGTCGGCTCGGAATTGCGGCGCCCCCTGGGCATCTCCATCGTCGGCGGCCTGATCTTCAGCCAGATGCTGACCCTGTACACCACCCCCGTGGTCTACCTCTACATGGACCGTTTCCGGCTGTGGGTGGCGAAGGTCCGGGGACAGGGGAAGAAGAAGCCCCGGGCTTAA
- a CDS encoding MdtB/MuxB family multidrug efflux RND transporter permease subunit yields the protein MNLSRIFILRPVATTLLMIAILLAGAVAYKQLPVSALPQVDYPTIQVRTFYPGASPDVVATSITAPLERQFGQMPGLTQMTSTSSNGCSVITMQFSLELSLDIAEQQVQAAINAATTYLPSGLPSPPVYSKVNPADTPILTLALSSDTLPLPKIEDLADTRFAQKISQLPGVGLVSISGGQRPAVRVHANPTALASYSLTMEDLRSSIAAANVNQAKGGFDGPRQSYIIGANDQLYSSKDFRPLVVAYKNGAPVFLSDVADVVDDAENVNQAAWMNEKPSVIVNIQRQPGANVIEVVDRIKKLMPQLQASLPASVKVSVLTDRTNTIRASVRDVQHEMFLAVALVVLVIFLFLRNFSATIIPSVAVPLSLVGTFGVMYLLGFSLNNLTLMALTISTGFVVDDAIVMIENISRYIEEGESPLQAALKGSQQIGFTILSLTVSLIAVLIPLLFMGDVVGRLFREFAVTLGVTILISAVVSLTLTPMMCARLLKHVPEERQGRFYHASQLFFDRVIAAYGRSLKIVLRHQTATLVIAVGTLVLTVVLYVMVPKGFFPVQDTGGIQGVTEAAQSISFPAMAERQQELARAILKDPAVESLSSFIGVDGINTTLNSGRIMINLKPLAERDASASEIVRRLQAETAGVSGIKLFMQPVQDLTVDARVSRTQFQYTLEDPNTEELKTLAPKVVEALKARPELLDVSSDQQDQGARVVLDIDRNTAARFGITPQNIDDALYDAFGQRLVSTIFTELNQYRVVLGVKQDFRNNPNALQSVYLRSTGGGMIPLSTIARATESVGPLVVNRQGQFPAVTTSFNLAPGMSLGTAVTAVEAATRKLGLPASIKGTFQGTAQAFKSSLSNEPLLILAALITVYIVLGVLYESYIHPVTILSTLPSAGVGAVLSLMICRTDLSVIAIIGIILLIGIVKKNGIMMVDFALDAERKEGKAPEEAIFQACLLRFRPIMMTTMAALLGALPLAMGHGVGSELRRPLGISIVGGLIFSQILTLYTTPVIYLAFDRLARRRALRRGAEQGGGTPGVTTP from the coding sequence ATGAATCTTTCGCGCATTTTCATACTCCGTCCCGTGGCCACAACCCTGCTGATGATCGCCATTCTGCTGGCCGGTGCCGTGGCGTACAAACAGTTGCCGGTTTCCGCCCTGCCCCAGGTGGATTACCCCACCATTCAGGTGCGCACCTTTTACCCCGGCGCCAGTCCGGACGTGGTTGCGACCTCCATCACGGCGCCGCTGGAGCGCCAGTTCGGACAGATGCCGGGCCTGACCCAGATGACCTCCACCAGTTCCAACGGCTGCTCGGTCATCACCATGCAGTTCAGCCTGGAGTTGAGCCTGGATATTGCCGAACAACAGGTACAGGCCGCCATCAACGCCGCTACCACCTATCTTCCCAGCGGCCTTCCCAGCCCACCGGTCTACAGCAAGGTCAATCCGGCCGACACCCCGATCCTGACCCTGGCGCTCAGTTCCGATACCCTGCCGCTTCCCAAGATAGAGGATTTGGCCGATACCCGCTTTGCCCAGAAGATCTCCCAGCTTCCCGGGGTCGGCCTGGTCAGCATCAGCGGCGGGCAGCGCCCGGCGGTGCGCGTCCATGCGAATCCCACGGCCCTGGCCTCCTACAGCCTGACCATGGAGGACCTGCGTTCCTCCATAGCTGCGGCAAACGTCAATCAGGCCAAGGGGGGCTTCGACGGTCCCCGCCAGTCCTATATCATCGGCGCCAACGATCAGCTCTACAGCAGCAAGGACTTCCGCCCCCTGGTGGTCGCCTACAAAAACGGCGCGCCGGTGTTCCTCTCCGATGTGGCCGATGTGGTGGACGATGCGGAAAATGTCAACCAGGCCGCCTGGATGAACGAAAAACCGTCGGTGATCGTCAACATACAGCGTCAGCCGGGCGCCAACGTCATCGAAGTCGTGGATCGCATCAAGAAACTCATGCCCCAACTGCAGGCTTCGCTGCCCGCCTCGGTCAAGGTGTCGGTGCTGACCGACCGCACAAACACCATCCGGGCCTCGGTGCGCGACGTGCAGCACGAGATGTTTCTAGCGGTGGCGCTGGTGGTGCTGGTCATCTTTCTCTTCCTGCGCAATTTCTCCGCCACCATCATCCCCAGCGTGGCCGTGCCGCTCTCGCTGGTGGGTACCTTCGGGGTCATGTACCTCCTGGGATTCAGTCTGAACAACCTGACACTGATGGCCCTGACCATCTCCACCGGTTTCGTGGTGGATGACGCCATCGTCATGATCGAGAACATCTCCCGCTACATCGAGGAGGGGGAGAGCCCGCTCCAGGCCGCGCTCAAGGGCTCCCAGCAGATCGGCTTCACCATCCTCTCCCTGACGGTATCCCTGATCGCCGTGTTGATCCCGCTGCTCTTCATGGGCGATGTGGTCGGGCGCCTGTTCCGCGAGTTCGCCGTCACCCTCGGGGTCACCATCCTCATCTCCGCGGTCGTTTCCCTGACCCTGACTCCCATGATGTGCGCCCGCCTGCTCAAGCATGTGCCCGAAGAGCGGCAGGGGAGGTTCTACCACGCCTCGCAACTCTTCTTCGACAGAGTCATTGCCGCCTACGGCCGTTCGCTCAAGATCGTGCTGCGGCACCAGACCGCCACGCTGGTGATAGCGGTGGGCACGCTGGTGCTGACGGTCGTGCTCTACGTGATGGTGCCCAAGGGATTTTTCCCGGTACAGGACACCGGAGGCATCCAGGGGGTGACCGAGGCGGCACAATCCATCTCGTTTCCGGCCATGGCCGAGCGCCAACAGGAACTTGCCCGGGCGATCCTCAAGGACCCCGCCGTGGAGAGCCTTTCCTCCTTCATCGGTGTGGACGGCATCAACACCACGCTCAACAGCGGCCGCATCATGATCAACCTGAAACCGCTCGCCGAGCGCGACGCCAGCGCCAGCGAGATTGTGCGCCGTCTACAGGCGGAAACCGCCGGGGTTTCCGGCATAAAACTTTTCATGCAGCCGGTTCAGGATTTGACCGTCGATGCCCGGGTCAGCCGCACCCAGTTCCAGTACACCCTGGAAGATCCCAATACCGAAGAGCTGAAAACATTGGCCCCCAAGGTGGTGGAGGCGCTGAAAGCGCGTCCCGAACTCCTCGATGTCAGCAGCGACCAGCAGGATCAGGGTGCGCGCGTCGTGCTGGATATCGACCGGAATACGGCGGCCCGTTTCGGCATCACCCCCCAGAACATCGACGACGCCCTCTATGACGCCTTTGGTCAGCGGCTCGTTTCCACCATTTTTACCGAACTGAACCAGTACCGGGTGGTCCTTGGGGTTAAACAGGATTTTCGCAACAACCCCAACGCGTTGCAATCGGTCTATCTGCGCAGCACCGGTGGCGGCATGATCCCCCTGAGCACCATCGCCCGGGCGACGGAGTCGGTGGGGCCGCTGGTCGTCAATCGCCAGGGGCAGTTTCCGGCGGTTACCACGTCGTTCAACCTGGCGCCGGGCATGTCGCTGGGAACGGCGGTAACGGCGGTGGAGGCGGCCACCCGGAAGCTCGGGCTGCCGGCCAGTATCAAGGGCACCTTCCAGGGAACGGCCCAGGCCTTCAAGTCATCCCTGTCCAACGAACCGCTGTTGATCCTGGCAGCCCTGATTACGGTGTACATCGTGCTGGGGGTATTGTACGAAAGCTACATCCATCCGGTCACCATCCTCTCCACCCTGCCTTCCGCCGGCGTCGGCGCGGTGCTGTCGCTGATGATCTGCCGCACCGACCTGAGCGTCATCGCCATCATCGGCATCATCCTCCTCATCGGCATCGTCAAGAAGAACGGCATCATGATGGTGGACTTTGCCCTGGATGCGGAGCGCAAGGAGGGAAAGGCTCCGGAAGAAGCCATTTTCCAGGCGTGCCTGCTCCGCTTTCGGCCGATCATGATGACCACCATGGCGGCGCTTCTGGGGGCGCTGCCCCTGGCCATGGGGCACGGCGTCGGCTCGGAACTGCGGCGGCCGCTGGGCATCTCCATCGTGGGGGGGCTGATCTTCAGCCAGATCCTGACGCTCTATACCACGCCGGTAATCTATCTGGCCTTTGACCGGCTGGCGCGGAGGCGGGCGCTGCGGCGGGGGGCGGAACAGGGGGGCGGGACCCCCGGCGTCACGACACCATGA
- a CDS encoding MdtA/MuxA family multidrug efflux RND transporter periplasmic adaptor subunit, translating into MILQSSQEETNNEPAENTPKASRSRLWWLIVPLLAVLAGGGYLYWGAKTVPAAKQEGAKSASLPVPVVAQAAGKADVGVYITGLGNVTPLNTVTVKSRIDGQIMEIRFREGQTVNRGDLLAVIDPRPYQVQLTQAEGQMARDQELLRNARLDLQRYKLLWQQDSIPKQQLDTQEALVRQYEGTVKVDKGAIDSAKLQLTYSRITAPISGRVGLRQVDAGNIIHASDTTGLVVITQLQPITVVFPVPEDNLPRVLGKMKSGARLGVDAFDREQKQKLATGQLQTIDNQIDSATGTVKFKAVFPNKDNGLFPNQFVNARLLVETRHDSVVVPASAIQRGSQGTFVYLVKADKTVAMRPVVIGVTQGDDIAITSGLDAGEMVVVDGAERLRDGSKVELREAGHQRGQSGPKGTAASGSPKGQGEQQGAVKGAGQKPGGVQQGTKP; encoded by the coding sequence ATGATCCTGCAATCCTCTCAGGAAGAGACAAACAACGAACCAGCGGAAAACACCCCGAAAGCCTCGCGGTCCCGGCTTTGGTGGCTGATCGTGCCGCTGTTGGCGGTGCTGGCCGGCGGTGGATACCTGTATTGGGGCGCCAAAACGGTCCCGGCCGCCAAACAGGAGGGGGCGAAGAGCGCTTCCCTGCCGGTCCCCGTGGTGGCGCAGGCTGCGGGAAAGGCGGATGTGGGGGTGTACATCACGGGGCTCGGCAATGTGACCCCGCTCAACACGGTTACCGTCAAATCCCGCATTGACGGGCAGATCATGGAGATCCGCTTCCGGGAGGGACAGACCGTCAACCGGGGCGACCTCCTGGCCGTTATCGACCCGCGGCCGTACCAGGTGCAGTTGACCCAGGCCGAGGGGCAGATGGCCCGGGACCAGGAACTGCTGAGGAATGCCCGTCTCGACCTGCAACGTTATAAGCTCTTGTGGCAACAGGATTCCATCCCCAAACAGCAGTTGGATACCCAGGAAGCCCTGGTGCGCCAGTATGAAGGAACCGTCAAGGTTGACAAAGGGGCGATCGACAGCGCCAAGCTGCAACTGACCTACAGCCGGATTACGGCGCCCATCAGCGGCCGGGTCGGCCTGCGTCAGGTGGATGCCGGCAACATCATCCATGCCAGCGATACCACCGGCCTGGTGGTCATTACCCAACTCCAGCCCATTACGGTGGTGTTCCCGGTCCCCGAGGACAACCTTCCCCGCGTGCTCGGAAAAATGAAGTCGGGAGCCCGGCTCGGCGTTGACGCCTTTGACCGGGAACAGAAACAGAAACTCGCCACGGGTCAGCTTCAGACCATCGACAACCAGATCGACTCGGCCACCGGCACGGTCAAGTTCAAGGCGGTATTCCCCAACAAGGACAATGGCCTGTTTCCCAACCAGTTCGTCAATGCCCGTCTGCTTGTGGAAACCAGGCACGATAGCGTCGTGGTTCCCGCCTCCGCCATCCAGCGTGGCTCCCAGGGGACCTTCGTCTATCTGGTGAAGGCCGACAAAACCGTTGCCATGCGCCCGGTCGTCATCGGCGTTACCCAGGGGGACGACATCGCCATCACCTCCGGCCTCGATGCGGGCGAAATGGTGGTGGTGGACGGTGCCGAACGCCTGCGGGACGGCAGCAAGGTGGAGTTGCGGGAGGCGGGCCACCAGCGGGGCCAGAGCGGCCCGAAGGGCACCGCCGCTTCCGGGAGCCCGAAAGGGCAGGGCGAACAGCAGGGAGCGGTGAAGGGTGCAGGACAGAAACCCGGCGGGGTTCAACAAGGAACCAAACCCTGA
- a CDS encoding DUF4405 domain-containing protein, whose product MTNKLFSRAWISPVTSITFLVVAVSGVILALHIKVGGNMKGLHEWLGYAFAVAGLVHLFVNWKAFVEYFRGRSATMAAVAALASIAISVAVLCTQPKQRPNQVVQLFDANADGVIDENEMAKAAMTLKALDANNDGKITSDELRPKPVNKDARP is encoded by the coding sequence ATGACGAACAAGCTATTTTCGAGGGCCTGGATCAGCCCGGTGACCTCCATCACCTTTCTGGTCGTGGCCGTGAGCGGGGTAATCCTGGCGCTGCATATCAAGGTCGGCGGCAACATGAAGGGACTTCACGAGTGGCTCGGGTATGCCTTTGCGGTTGCAGGCCTGGTGCACCTCTTCGTCAATTGGAAAGCCTTTGTCGAGTATTTCCGCGGACGGTCTGCCACAATGGCCGCAGTGGCCGCACTTGCCAGCATCGCGATCTCCGTGGCCGTGTTGTGCACTCAGCCGAAACAGCGGCCCAATCAAGTCGTGCAACTCTTTGATGCCAACGCGGACGGGGTCATAGACGAAAACGAGATGGCAAAGGCAGCAATGACGCTGAAGGCCCTTGATGCCAACAACGACGGCAAGATAACCAGCGACGAGCTCCGGCCGAAACCCGTGAACAAAGATGCCCGCCCGTAA
- a CDS encoding hemolysin family protein, translated as MNTVLVEIFVIAVMVVLNGFFACSEFAIISIRKSRVSQLVDEGDKRARLIEVLQQDPHRLLALVQVGVTVTGATASTMGGIIAVDYLRPWFQNLGIGFLAHAAEPVAVTGMVVIISYLLLILGELVPKAIGLQYADAIALRVARPISVLARVGSVLVSLLTVSSKAVMRLLRIQGNREPFISREEVQHIVAEGHESGVFSETEHEYIRNVFEFTHTCVREVMVPRTRMVALDLAAPRDQVVATLLENMYSRYPVYRGSIEEIAGVVHGKDILGRLVAGEQLDLAAIMLPPVFVPEGKKVNELLKEMQRNRNQMVLVVDEYGGLSGLVTSEDLIEELVGEIEDEHDIGEQPTIMTLEDGSLMVDGLLSVFDLADALEIKVDEELPFETVAGMILQELGRFPLKGETVEWHGYRFLCEEVTQTAVLKVRVSPLPPEQP; from the coding sequence GTGAATACCGTTCTCGTTGAAATATTCGTTATTGCCGTGATGGTCGTTCTGAACGGTTTTTTTGCCTGTTCCGAATTTGCCATCATATCCATCCGCAAGAGCCGCGTCTCCCAACTGGTGGACGAAGGGGACAAGCGGGCGCGCCTCATCGAGGTGCTCCAGCAGGACCCCCACCGCCTGCTGGCGCTGGTGCAGGTCGGCGTCACCGTGACCGGCGCCACGGCCTCGACCATGGGCGGCATCATCGCCGTCGATTACCTCCGCCCCTGGTTCCAGAACCTGGGGATCGGCTTCCTGGCCCATGCCGCCGAACCGGTTGCGGTCACCGGCATGGTGGTCATCATCTCGTACCTGCTGCTCATCCTGGGTGAGCTGGTGCCCAAGGCGATCGGGCTGCAATACGCCGATGCCATTGCCCTCAGGGTGGCCCGGCCCATCAGCGTGCTCGCCCGGGTCGGATCGGTCCTGGTCAGCCTCCTGACCGTCTCCAGCAAGGCGGTGATGCGGCTTCTGCGCATTCAGGGCAACCGTGAGCCCTTCATCTCCCGCGAAGAGGTGCAACACATCGTGGCGGAAGGGCACGAGAGCGGCGTTTTCAGCGAAACCGAGCACGAATACATCCGCAACGTTTTCGAGTTCACCCACACCTGCGTCCGCGAGGTCATGGTCCCGCGCACGCGCATGGTGGCCCTCGACCTGGCAGCCCCCCGCGACCAGGTGGTCGCCACGCTGCTGGAGAACATGTACTCCCGTTATCCGGTCTATCGCGGCAGCATCGAGGAGATTGCCGGGGTGGTGCACGGCAAGGACATCCTGGGACGGCTGGTGGCGGGCGAACAGCTCGACCTGGCGGCCATCATGCTGCCGCCGGTCTTCGTGCCGGAGGGGAAGAAGGTCAATGAACTGCTCAAGGAGATGCAGCGCAACCGCAACCAGATGGTGCTGGTGGTGGACGAGTACGGCGGCCTGAGCGGCCTGGTCACCAGCGAGGACCTGATAGAGGAGTTGGTGGGAGAGATCGAGGACGAGCACGATATCGGGGAACAGCCGACCATCATGACCCTGGAGGACGGCAGCCTGATGGTGGATGGCCTGCTTTCCGTCTTCGATCTGGCCGATGCCCTGGAAATCAAAGTGGATGAAGAACTTCCCTTCGAAACCGTGGCCGGCATGATCCTCCAGGAGCTGGGCCGTTTCCCCCTGAAGGGCGAGACCGTCGAATGGCACGGCTACCGGTTCCTCTGCGAAGAAGTGACCCAGACCGCGGTGCTGAAGGTCCGCGTCAGCCCCCTTCCCCCCGAACAGCCATGA